The genome window AAAGAAAGATCCTTGCAAAAAGAAAGATCCTTGCAAAAAGAAAGATCCATGCAAAAAGAAAGATCCTTGCAAAAAGAAAGATCCGTGCAAGAAAAAGGGGGACTTAAAAAAGAAGTGCAAAAAATTGGCCGAaaaagaaaagtgcaaaaaactGGCCAAGAAAGAAAAGATGAAAAAGTTGCagaaaaagtgcaaaaaaatGGCTCAGAAGGAAAAATGCAagaaaatggctaaaaaagaCAAATGCAAGAAAAAGTAAAGTTTTCGCGGATTATGCAAtgaaatacatacataccaGGTTTAATTCATTCAGCTCTGTACAACGCGGCTTTATCTAAAATATGGTTTTTTCATAATATACAATATGGAATTTTACCCAAAAATgagattttatttatttaaaacaataaCAAGGGGGGAAACCATCATTAATAATTGTTAATGATACTTTTCCATAATCTTTTTGCATGCAACCCCCAGCTTTCGAGTAATGAGGGCGTGACAATCTTCCTAATCACAGgcgtcactatatatatattcgttATATAGTTCCCAAGATTTCGACCTTCATACAGAAGGAAGGATCGATAGGCAGACGGACATGGTTTTTAAGGAATCTATAATATACTAATTATCATACGAGGTACggttatataaaaatataaaagtatAGCATGGAATCTTTGTGTCTTGAATATGTAATTGGAAATTATTTAGGTGTGATTACCGTTGAAACGGATCTGAAATCATATTAGTTATTTTTAACACTTTCACAAGTTTTCTTAGATGATAACGTCATCACGTTTTGGtagaatttaaaaattttagtttagttttgtTCCTATGCTTAGCTTTTCGTAAAAATTCGTTTTCCAAAAGCAAAATTCTAAATTTACCGTTATAATGTTAAAGAGACCTGCGTTAGTTTATCGGTGCCTCCAGACTTCTGTTAAAAGGCCCTACCATCTAAATGCACTTGAACATTTAAGAAAAATTGGTAAGAACTCAAACTGTAACCTCTTTAATAGATAACTGATACTTCTTCGGACTAGAAATTCTCAAGCCCGAAAGCCAGCCTAGTCAAAAGCCTAAGAAAATTGGAGACGGCTCCATTGGAGTGATTCACGTCATCAAGAACGAATACTATGGACGCCCCAACCCCCTGCATCGAAAGTTCCTGGAAGATCTGGAGCAACAGCAAGACCGGAGGAAGAAATCAAACCTTTCGTTAAAAGAAGAAAAGCGTGAAGATCTTGAAAAGATGATGAAAGAATGCCAGAAACTATTCAAGGAAATCACCATGCAAGCTAATGATGGTGATGTTAAGAAGATCTGCAAGGAACTAGCCCAAAAAGAAAAGCTCGACaaggaaaaaataaagaaaaagtgCCGGGAGCTGGCTGCAAGagaaaaatgtgaaaaggATAAGATGAAAAAGAAGTGCAAGAAGTTGCTGAAAAAGGATAAGtgtaagaaaaaaaaaacttgcaAAGAAGAGAAGCCTTGTGAAGAAGAAGATCCCTGCGAGAAAAAAAGCTGTTGCCCCAAAGATCCTTGCGCTAAAAAACCCAAGAAAGTTGACCCTTGCAAGAAGAAAGATCCCTGCAAAAAAGAGGATCCATGCAAAAAGAAGGCTGTAAATTGGAAGAAAAAGTGCAAGGAGGTTGCCGAGAGGGAGCAATGCAAAAAGCTGGCCGAGAAGAAGAAGTTTAAGAAAATGATAAGAATATGCAAAAACCTTGCCGCAAaggcaaaatgcaaaaaaatgGCGGAGAAAGAGATGTGCAGgaaaaaggccaaaaaggGCAAAAAGAAGTAAATGACCGATCAAGCTAGCGCGGACtcataaaaaaatcaaaaatatggAATTCTTTAACATGTTTGATTGAAAATGAAGTACGATTGTGGTTAATAAAAACTTTGCCAATCTGGCTTTTCACTTCGTAGTGTTCGAAAattctatatattttcacGGAAGAATGAAACACTCGCGTATAATCTTAATTTATACCGTATGGTCAGATGTAACCTTTCTTGAGAATGAGTAGCttaacattaaaaaaaacttgatTTTCATTATCTGCAGTCATGACTTGCCTGCCGTCCTAATAGAAAAAATTCAGAATATCGACTCCGCAAATTCCCCACTCATATTTGTCTTTCCataagaatattattattatttttatataccTCCGTTAAGGATCTAAATAagtacaaattaaaaatatttagtcTATTTTACTATTTCACACACTTACTGTGATAATTACGTCAAATACAGGCCCATTTATTTCCCAGTTTTCGGAAAATAATGGCGCAGATCGGGTCAAAATCCTcttaatttttgcattttagcCCGATTTGTTCTTAAAATTATCTGTTAAATTTTGGAACCGAACCATAAAAAAACATGTTGAAAAGAGCCTCGCTGGCGTTGAGCCACTACCCTGATGCCTGTTTCCGTGTCTGCAATTGTAGCAGGTGTCTCCGGATGTATCACGTAGTGAAATGCATGAAGGATCTGAATCTTGTGCAGAAATCAAAACAGGACTATGGGAGAACGCCGAAAAAGCTGCAGAGCGTGTTGATTTGCCAGGAAGGTGGGATTTCTAATATTACTCACGCTTctgcaaataaaatgtatgaATCTCGTCTTTTGTCTTCAGGTGCTTGTGATACACTTAGCCATCGACTCGATCAGCCGTTGAGTAGTGCGTTCCTGGAAGACCTGGAGAAGCGCCTGAACCAGAGGATCTTTAAAAAGGATTTGATGGATGGTGAGACTTCCTTGAAGCGAAAAATTTTCTGTGAAACCGCCAGTTCTGCCGCGGGGTGTGGGAAAGAAAAGTGCGGAAAAGGGTCAAGTGGAGGTAAGAAGAAGCAGAAATGTGGCAAGGGTGGTGGAAAGAAAGGCGATGATGGAGATGATGACATGaaaaagcttaaaaatagGTGCAAGGAGTTTAAAGCCcagaaaaagttaaataagTGCAGGGAAAAAGTCGCAATGAAAAAGTGTAAGAAAATGGCCAAGgtgaaaaaatgtcagaaaaaCAAGGAAATAGAGCAATGCATGAAGTGTGTCAAAAAAGAAAGGGGAGATTGTGAACAGGAAGAAGAATGTAAGAAGAAATGCCCCGACGAGGAGGAAGAATTGGAAAAGCTAAACAAGGCCATCCAGAAAATCGCCGATCAAATGAATTGCGAAAAGCAGGCGAAAATAGAAGCCATCAAGCGAGCATGTCGAGAAGAAAAAGAAAGGCAAGAGTGCGCCCGATTGGCTGAAGAAGCCCGGAAGAGAGCCGAAGAAGAAAGGAAACGCGAAGAAGAGGAGGCCAGGAGAAGGGCCGAAGAGGAAGCCAAAAAAGGGCCTGAAGAAGATCTGTGCGAACTAAAGAGACAGTGTGCCAAAATGGCCAAGGAAGCGAGGACGAAGGCGAGGGCCAAGCAGATGAAACTCAAGGGCCTAGCCGCAAAAGCCAGGGCCAAGAAAATGAAAGAACAGTGTAAGAAAATGGCCGCGATTCAAAAGTGCCGCAAGCAGGCGGAAAAGGATAAGGCCAACAAGGAGAAGGCGGAATGCGAAAAGGCCGCCAAGCTGGAGGCGGACCGACTCAAAGCCTTGCGAGAAGCTGAGCAGGCCAGACAAAAGGCTGCAAGCGCAGAGAAAGCGAAAAAAGCGATGTGCAAGAAAATCAGCAAAcagcaaaaaccaaaagaagTTGATGTATGCGCTAAATACAAGTTCAAGGAAGCAGCTCCAGTAGCTAAAACAAATGTAAAAGAGAATATCAAACAGGAGGTAAAGAAGGAGGTGAAGAAGGAGATCGCTAAAACGCCATCTTCGCCTCCTGCCCAACCACCAAAAGCTGCTAGTCCATCCCCTCCACCATCTAAAGCCCCACCACCGAAACCGAAAGCCAATCCCGAAGGACTTTTCCAGATATGCAAAAAAATAGCCGAAAAGAAGCTTAGACAAAGGAAAAAGAAGATGAAGATCCTCAAGgccaaatgcaaaaaaatAGCTCTGAAGGAACAGTGCAAGTGTGAGAAGAAAGCAAGAAAGGCCAGGGAACTGAATGAATACtgcaagaaaaagaagaagtaAATATGGATAGCGATAGCACCATTCCAAGTTCTTGGATCTCCCAATGCTCTGTATAAAACAAGTTCCTCAAGGCTCAACACATTTGGCTCGCAGGATTTGGCTATGCCCATGTATCAAATCTTCATTATCTTTTGTGTTTTATTACGATTATAGTCGTACATCAGTTTCAGGCACTATTGCTGGCTtataaaaacagaaaaaattaaatttgagcATTTTAAATCGGAATTGACAATTGTGCGTATTTATACgattattaaattaaacacAGATGCAGTCAAAATAATAAAGCCTCAACTCCTTGTATTTACTCTCCGAAAGCTACTTAATTAGTAACAGAAGTTACACATTTCAAAAAACGGtgtcttttttattttgactgCAGCTGTTAATGCTTCCTATTTGGACGGAAAGCTATTATTCCATAAATGCAAAGCCGATAAAAATTGCGAAAGAGAACCCTCCAGAGACAGCCAGAAAAAAATAGTTCGACATCAAAGTTTAAGAATATCATTGTGGGTCTAGCTTAGAGATTCGATCACTGGTTTGCTGGCGGTGCTGTGGCATTATTAAACTGGAAGGTCGGATAACGAGGTGCGAAGGCTCCGTCGCCGATCATCTGCGTATGCTCGGAGTCGTCCCTACCGGCGATCGTTGGTGCCCGGTATTGTGTCTCCACAAACTGCGGTGGCgctgcaaaataaaaatggaataatttaataaatactCATTATATACCTTACTACGAAGCTTTTATAATTTACAAGGAAATCCACAAAACTACATAATTTTTACACTCACGTATATTAGGATAAAGTGAACCACCACCAGTGCTGTCAGCCACGTTCCAGCCTAGAGCACCACCCACGCCATCGCCGCCAGGAGGGCTGGCCGGACTCACTGGCTGTGTGGGCGCCAGCGATGGATCCTCGGACTGAACCGCGGACGGAGCATCCGTAAATTGAGTAGGTGGCCGTACGCCAGCCAATGGAATAGTGCCCAAGGTGATTGGCACCTTGCCGGTGAGATTGCGGTGTGGACCGCTCACCTCGCACTCCACATGCAAGTCGTAGTCCAAAGCTATAATGCCGCAGTTGAGGAGGTTGGTCGGTGGCAACGCCGGAATTTCCATTTGCTGCGTAAACGTGCGAGACTCGCCGCCATTGACCGGGCCAACACTTAAGTTGGCTATGATCACCTTGCTCTCACGCTTCTCGCTCCGTGGCTGGTTCGTGTGGAAGGTGACCAGCTTTCGCAGTTCAAACTTCACTGCCGTGAGATTTACGTTGCTGGTGTTGTCCACCTCGCAGGTGATGGGCAGCACCTGCCCCGAAACGAATCCTGTTTGCGGGATGTTCGTGATGACAGCCAGCGGTCCTGACCGACAGCAAAAACAGCAGAAGGACTTTTCTAGCTCGAGCCTGAATGGCTCCTTGACTCGAGGATTGAGATTCAGATCAACGGGCGCTATTACTGTGAACGCCATCTTCATGTCCTGATCGAATTTCCACGGACGATCAAGCGTCACCTTGATGGTATAGCGCACGTGGCCAAATTCGCCCTCAAAGGATGAGGGCAGATTCGGCGGCAGGGCACAGGTGAATGGATAAGTGTGAGTGCCAGGCGGCAGTTCCGTCTCAGAGCCTGCAAAATTATACATTTAACTTTTAGCATTTTAAAAAGGTCACGGTAGCACGGTAAGGTCAAGGTATAGCTTATTATGTATTAAATTCTTACACGCAGAGGAAGGGTCTGTcaatgtatattatttaatatacttatatactaaataaaaacattaattgAGTTTCAAAAGGAGAAGTTATTAATTCTATAAGGTGGGTAGtaattacaaaattaaatttaaattttataaaaagcAAGGAAGTGTAGAgttgaaataattttaatcagtttaatttaattagaatttttgaattttatatttttgagATCTTTGTGTCTTAATAAACACTTTCAATGAATAAATCCTCGAAATCATTTGAGATCAACTAAGGCGTGGCATCCGTGGACTGAATTCCCGGTCCGTTCTTTGTACTTACTGTTTTTGCCGCCCAGCAGATAGTACTGGATCTTGAAGTACTCCTCATGCCCTTTCAGTTGGGTCACCTCGTTCTCGGTCTTGCCCTCGCTGGTGGTTACGCTCTTCTCCTCTGACCACTCGGTGTTAGCTTCTCCCAGGAACCGAATGATAATACCTACGAGAAACAAGTGGCTGTATTTACGGAATGACAATCGACGACGTCACTGTGGCGCTTTAATTTTAGCTATAAATAATATGAAAAGCTCTCTACGGCATACTCAACGGATGACATCATCGCTTCCAGGCAGCATCTGTCTCCCGTGTTTGGTGACCTCAAAATTTGATTATGGCGGAATGTTTGCCACATAGGTTACATGCCCCCCGTCAAATCTActacatatttatttagtttctTTTGTATTCACACTTGGAGCTATTTATAGTTGTTATCACCCAACTGACAAGAGGAGAAAGTGCATTTCTTTGGAGGGTTTAACAACCGCCAGCTTTCTGAAAACAAGGTCGTTTAGAAACCGAAGGAGCAACCCACATTTGTGGGTGGTGCGCCGGTTTTTTGGGACAGGATTTAGGAAGTTAGCAAGGAAACTACCAGCGAAAGGAAGTGTTCATCCTGCACATTGAAGACGAAGGtgctatatttatatatatactctaTTTCCAATTAATCATTGACTCTTACGCAGGTGTCGTCACTTCTATGAGTAATAGTGTGCAGCTGgggttttaattagcattctCCAGCGCGGCCCACAATTGTGACTGGGATTGTCCCACTTACCTCGGACTTTCTTGGGCGAGTCGAACGTGAACTTCACCTGGCCGTTGACCGTCTGACCGGCGTAGTAGGTGTTCCACGGGTTGTCCAATTGCACTTCACAACCTTTAAGGCCCATGTTAGAGATTCTGTGGCTCAAGGCACCAATAAGTTAACGACTTTTCGGTCTGTTTTGAAACGCCCTGCGTTCGCCGAATTCCGAGATTAGAGATGGGCGTTGTCGGTATCTAGGGATGAAAAGTAATCTAAGCTCTTGCCGATATTTTAATAAGACCAGTTTTATGTGTTGCTGCCCTCGGCATAgaatttaatgtatttatcaCAGTTGTTTTATAATTACTACTAGCTTGAAtgtaaattataaattgcaAAATTTATCAAGttattcataattttattacaGAAAAGTTTTGTGAGTGCTAGACCGAGACTTAACGTTCCAGCCCTGCTCGTGACTCACGTGAGCACGAGAACGACATCGAACGATTTTCATCTCTAATACAATACGACAGCAAGAAGAAGAGATCTTGCGAAAATTCGCTTTTCTTCCGAGTTTTCATTGATTAAACAAATCGCAGAGTAACAACAGCATCGTGGAAAATGTCGCTTTTCCGCAAACCGAAGAAAATCCAGCGACGCGTGTTCTCCAGCAACGCTGACGAAGAGGAGGACGGCGCATCCTTGGATCCGGACGCCGAAATGGAGGCGCCTCCGCCTCCCATAATTTCCGGCAAGAGGGAGAAAGAGAAGAGCCGGAAGGCCATAAAGCCGCAGGAGGACAACAGCAAGCCAAAGGCGTTGCTCAGCTTCGCAGATGATGGTGAGTGATGCCGGAATATAAGAAGAAGATAGAGTCAAAATCCCCAATTCTTTTGCAGAGGACGACGGCGAGGTCTTCCAGGTGCGAAAGTCGTCGCATAGCAAGAAAGTGATGCGCATGCTGGACAAGGAACGCCGCAAGAAGAAGCGCGAGGAACGGGCGGAAAACAGCGGACTTCCCGGGGGCGAAAATGGTAGTACACAGCATTTAGAGTCGTCCGGTGGCCCATCATCGGGTCCCCCGAATTCCAACTCAAATCCTGCCAATGCTGGCAGATATAAAAGTGCCAGCGATCAgagtaaaagtaaaaaaagtGATAATCATATGATCCAAACCGAAATACGCACAGACGACTTTGTGGTAaggttattattattcaatttCTTCTACAATAATACCGTTTAACGAAATTTCAACATCAGAAATTACATTGAATTATCGTAGAACAATTAGCAGCAAAAATTAGGCTGAATGAGTTTAAATGTGTTATTAAATTAGTTGGTTTTTCTGGTCTCAAGTGCCATTTTTAAATACTAGTAGTTTAGACGTTGATTTGCTTGGCGTTTTAACTGGTCAGTGCTGGGAAGTGTCTAGGATCTACGATCCAACTATCACTCAACTTAGAATTTCGAATTATAATGCGATCTTTAAGTACCATTACTACTGTAACTTTGACCACGAATTAGAAAATGTATAACAGAACATTCTAACTCATTCTTtctttaataataaattgacGCATACAACTTGACCGTTACCAGgataaaactttttaaatattgtgtAACACTCATAGATATATTTTTGGAATTACCAAAAATCAAAGCTATTGCTTACGTAGTCACATAACTAGTACTTTTCCCACCATTGCTAGTCGCATGTCTTCCCTTCCACAAAAGCAGCATGAATACCAATGCTTCACTCTAAACGAAGTCCTTGAGGAATCCACAATAACATAAAACTTACTTATCTTGTCCCCAGCTAGTGGTAAAGAAATCTGAGACTCCCGAGGCAATTCTGAACGGTAGAGCTGCCCTTTGCGCTGGACGGGAGGATATGAGCGACGAAGAAGACCAGCAATCCGAGGATGGTGGCCATGACAAAACGCGTCACCGTTTCTCCAAGCCAGAACATCTGAAGCAGATGCTCGAAAGTGGTTCCATTCCGGATGCAGCAATGATACATGCTGCCCGAAAACGTCGGCAAAGGGCTAGAGAACAGGGTAAGATTACAGACGTTGCCACACTAGCAATGACTTACTCCTTGTGTTATTTTCCAGGTGCAGGCGACTACATACCTATTGAGGAGCCCAAGGAGCCGGCCAAGCTAAGCAACCGTCTGCCCTGCGAAGATGTTGAGGGTGATCAGTCGGATGACGAAGAACGCATGGACATGAACGATATTACGGGACGCAAAGAGCGTGAAGAGCGGCGCGAGCAGTTTTATGCTGTCGAAAATGATTGTATGTAGAGGGACCAAGTCCGATTTGTGGCCAGAGCCAGGCTAATTACAGGTGAAGTTTGTAGACTATTGTTAACCTTTGCTCACTCCTCTGCAGCCACCGACGGAGATTCAGATCGCGAGATGAACGAGTGGGAAAACCAGCAGATCCGCAAGGGTGTTACGGCAGCCCAGTTGGTCCATTCTCAGCATGAAACCGTGCTATCCCGTTTTATGATCAAGCCTGCCACGCCGGGCATCGGAACCGGCATGGACGACGGAGATTCAACAGCGGCACAGTCCACGTCCACTCTGCTGGAGCAGGCGTATGCTAAGAATGCCCTTGAGCGCACCAACTTAGCCGCAGCAGTTCGATCATCCGTCAAAACCAAGAAGGAAAAGGCCAAGGCTGCTGCATTGCGAACTCCTCAGGAAATCCTGGCTGCCATCCAATCGCGTCTTAGCGAGCTTAAAGAGCGGTCGGCTGATCACAGTGCTACTATGGCCAGGATTAGTACGGAACTAAAGGCATTAAAGCTCCAGCAGTTGGAGTGCCAGCAGAATGCACCGACAGCGGCAGCAAAGTACAAGTTTTACCAAGAAATAAAGTGCTATGTGAATGACCTTGTCGACTGCCTCTCGGAAAAAGCGCCAGTGATATACGATCTTGAGAAGCGTGCACTGCAACAGTATGGCAAAAATCAACGTTATTTGGTGAACAGACGGAGGCAGGATGTCCGTGACCAGGCCAAAGAAATCGCCGAATCAGCAAGTATGAGAATTTTGTTTAGTTTGGTCTTAGCGGAAATAATTCGATTATTAAACTATATTAACATGTTCAATCTTCTGCTTTCAGAACCTGTAACAGCTGCCTCCCGCCGAGCACCTGAATATGAAGAACAAGTTCGCCGCGCAGCGGAACGGGAGGGTCGAAGGACACGTCGCCGGTGCGAGCGCGAGCGCAATGATCTGCTCTCGTCCCACCTGGATGGCATGTCCAGCGACGATGAGATTGCCGATCAACAGCAGGAACTGAGTGTGACTACAATGACGCAGATAGAATCACAGTCGGTGGAGGCCTTTGAGGACGTAACCGACGACTTCAGCAAGATCGAGCTAATACTAATGAAGTTTTTTGCCTGGCGTAAGACTGACATGTCGTCATACCAGGACGCATTTGTTAGCCTGTGCCTTCCGAAACTCTTGGCTCCGCTGGTGCGACACGAACTTGTTCTTTGGTCGCCACTGCTGGACGAGTACGAGGATATAGAAAATATGCGATGGTATCAGGCCTGCATGCTTTATGCCTCCCAGGCAGATGAAACCGTGGAGCAGCTGAAGATCGATCCGGATATCAATCTGGTGCCGGCGCTCATCGAAAAGATTGTGCTGCCCAAGGTGACTGGTGAGTATTACacattacaaaaaaaaaacgcgaAGTGGGGtaataaatcaatattttttaGCTCTGGTCACAGAATGCTGGGATCCATTATCTACCACACAGACCCTGAGATTGGTTGGGTTCATCAATCGATTAGGTCGCGAGTTTCCCTTGAGCGGCACAAATAAGCAGCTTAACAAACTGTTTGAATCCATCATGGATCGCATGCGGTTGGCCCTAGAAAACGATGTATTTATACCCATTTTTCCAAAGCAGTAAGTATATTATTCTTGCAAAAGATTGGCCACGGTCTTACTCTCTCCTTTTTTGTTTGAACTCTAGAGTGCAAGAGGCGAAGACCTCGTTCTTTCAGAGACAGTTTTGCAGTGGTCTAAAGCTGTTTCGCAATTTCCTAAGCTGGCAGGGCATCCTGGCTGATAAGCTACTGCGCGAGCTGGCGATTGGAGCGCTTCTAAATCGTTACCTGTTGCTAGCTATGCGAGTCTGCACGCCAAACGATGCCATAAACAAAGCTTACATCATTGTGAATACCCTGCCTACAGTCTGGTTGTTACCCAACAGCGAGACCCTCAAGAACATGGAACTTTTTATAGGATatattaaacaaacattagAGAACTGTGATGCAAGCAATCCAATCTTTATGTAAGTAAGGAAACCTAGTTTTGAGAACTAACAGCTatcattttctttttctgcaGGCAATCCAGCGATAAAGCCAAGCAAATACTACAAAGACTACATAGTTTATAAAGTGCAGGGACAAACATCGCTCACATCAATCCTAACAATCAAATTCTCGTTGTAAAGAAATGCACAACTTATATCGGTCTTGTTAGAAAATCTTGTATATAAGTAGCTCCGTAagagatttatttaattcatGCTTGAGCTTACCAAACTAAATGGAGAACAGCCCTTCCAAACTAATCAATTTTAAATCGTTTTTCCAACAACCCAAACCCTCGACAGTGATAAAGCTAGGAACGCTGTTTAAAGCTCATCGTTTTGTAACTTCATGCATAgcagtaataaaaacaatttataaactATGAAAATTTAACAAATGCAAAATCTATTGCAGACCAGAACCAATTTACATAGACGCAATTTAATGACATGGGAAGAAAGATTGGAGTATAGGAGCATCATCAATCAGCCTTAGAAACCGATGCGCGTGAAAAGTTTTGAGCTAGCTCCACCACTTGTGTCTGCATTGCCTGCAAGTGTTCGTTGGCCAGTTTCGACTCATTGCTATCGGGAGTGGCCTGCAGAACTTGCAGGACCAAATCTGAAATGTATATAAGAATTAGGTAAAACGCCAATTATGATTGCAAAAACTCACCGTGATATCGAAGCAACAGAGCGTTCTGTTCCTCGTTTAGTGAGCCGCGAATATGCTGCAGAATGGCAGAAACGAATTTTCCAGACGCGTGCAAAATGCTACCAGTGATCGTGGTGAACAAGATCAGTGCAGccagatgcagcagcagtgCCGGCTCGTGGCACTCTAGTAGCTGCTTCTGCAGCTTCCTTTTGTGGTCCGCGATTAACAGGCGATCTTTTTTCTTGTCCACCTTCTTGATGATCATGCTGCAGCTCTTCAGCACCGTTTCCGTGGCCAGTTCGAATTCGTCAATGCTCTTATTCAGGGCTTTGTTTTGCTCAAGCAATGCAGCACGGTATTGGGCCTCGCACTCCTGAGCCAACTTATTGCGCTGGTCCACATTCAGGTTGGTGTTTTTCACAGTCAGATTGCACTCGCTGGCCACGTATAGGGAAAGTTCGTTGCAAATCTCATTACCCAATGACTTCAGCAAGTATTTAACCAACTGGGTTTGCGTGTCCTGCGGAAAAAGCTTCAAGCCCTTCTCGTAGAGCCTTATGTCTATCAAAAGCGTATTGATGCGATCCTGGATAGCAGCGTGTGTCTGGCGGCGATTCGTCTGCGGTGTAGCCTCGAACAACTCCTGAGCACGTGCCAAGGCCGTCTGATTAAATTGGCTATTATAAAAAGGTTaggcaaaatgaaaattagcACCACGCTTCTTGTTTCGATTCATTTTGTTCGTAATACGTACTTCGTATATAGAGCAGCAATGGGTTTCGACAAGTGCTCCAGTCCCTCCTCTTCTAGACTCGCAGTAATCAGTTTGACGATGTCCGCTGTCTTGACCAGCTCCAATGGCTTAACTGCCTTTTTGCTTGCGCCACCGCCACCTCGAGTGCCTTGCTGCACATCGTCCTCATCATCACTGTCGAACTGAGCGGCCGCCTTTCCGCGTTGATGCTTCTTTGTGGACTTGGTCTTAGTCTCACGCCCTTgggctcctcctcctgctttGCCAGAGGACGCCTTCTTTCTCCGCTCGTCGCGCTTGTCTACCTTGCCATCGTCCTCTAGCTCTTGGGTCGACACGTTTCCCTTCTGCGCTAGCGTCTTCTCCACAATGTACTGCTGGTATACGCCGCCATCGATGGCCGCCTTTGCCTGAGACTCTGCCAAAGCTTGACACGGCTGAACCAATTGCGCGAGGTATGGTTGCGAGAATACTACAAGTAACACATTCATtgttatgaaattaaaaaggaGTAACTCAAGTACGTACCAATGCCATCCAGATACACAAAGTTGCTGGGATTGCTGTGCTTTTGGGCCATAATGGTGCTGAAAACCTCCTCGACATCCTCCTCGGACAGATTGGATGGAAGTATGGTGGTCAGATCCAGGTACTGCTTGGTGGCACTGCACTCATTTAGCGCCGTGACCACCGTGAGCTCCACCAGTCGAGCGCCGAGGGCCACACGCTTGAGGAAGAGAAATTCTTCGTTGGGGAACTGCTTGCGAATGTAGGACTTGGCATCCGAAATTCCCAGCTTTTGGATGGCGTCGTACTCAAGGAAGCTGTTCTGCTTGTAGAACGAGTTCACCCAGTCGGCCTGCGTCTTGGCATAGATGTGCGGCACG of Drosophila mauritiana strain mau12 chromosome 3R, ASM438214v1, whole genome shotgun sequence contains these proteins:
- the LOC117142858 gene encoding PAX3- and PAX7-binding protein 1 isoform X1, whose translation is MSLFRKPKKIQRRVFSSNADEEEDGASLDPDAEMEAPPPPIISGKREKEKSRKAIKPQEDNSKPKALLSFADDEDDGEVFQVRKSSHSKKVMRMLDKERRKKKREERAENSGLPGGENGSTQHLESSGGPSSGPPNSNSNPANAGRYKSASDQSKSKKSDNHMIQTEIRTDDFVLVVKKSETPEAILNGRAALCAGREDMSDEEDQQSEDGGHDKTRHRFSKPEHLKQMLESGSIPDAAMIHAARKRRQRAREQGAGDYIPIEEPKEPAKLSNRLPCEDVEGDQSDDEERMDMNDITGRKEREERREQFYAVENDSTDGDSDREMNEWENQQIRKGVTAAQLVHSQHETVLSRFMIKPATPGIGTGMDDGDSTAAQSTSTLLEQAYAKNALERTNLAAAVRSSVKTKKEKAKAAALRTPQEILAAIQSRLSELKERSADHSATMARISTELKALKLQQLECQQNAPTAAAKYKFYQEIKCYVNDLVDCLSEKAPVIYDLEKRALQQYGKNQRYLVNRRRQDVRDQAKEIAESAKPVTAASRRAPEYEEQVRRAAEREGRRTRRRCERERNDLLSSHLDGMSSDDEIADQQQELSVTTMTQIESQSVEAFEDVTDDFSKIELILMKFFAWRKTDMSSYQDAFVSLCLPKLLAPLVRHELVLWSPLLDEYEDIENMRWYQACMLYASQADETVEQLKIDPDINLVPALIEKIVLPKVTALVTECWDPLSTTQTLRLVGFINRLGREFPLSGTNKQLNKLFESIMDRMRLALENDVFIPIFPKQVQEAKTSFFQRQFCSGLKLFRNFLSWQGILADKLLRELAIGALLNRYLLLAMRVCTPNDAINKAYIIVNTLPTVWLLPNSETLKNMELFIGYIKQTLENCDASNPIFMQSSDKAKQILQRLHSL
- the LOC117142858 gene encoding uncharacterized protein LOC117142858 isoform X2, with amino-acid sequence MSLFRKPKKIQRRVFSSNADEEEDGASLDPDAEMEAPPPPIISGKREKEKSRKAIKPQEDNSKPKALLSFADDEDDGEVFQVRKSSHSKKVMRMLDKERRKKKREERAENSGLPGGENGSTQHLESSGGPSSGPPNSNSNPANAGRYKSASDQSKSKKSDNHMIQTEIRTDDFVVS
- the LOC117142859 gene encoding E3 UFM1-protein ligase 1 homolog → MGSDWDEIKRLAADFQKAQLTSTLQKLSERNCVEIVTLLLEKQMLEVVFTNDGKEYITPDHLEREIQDELYVNGGRANLVEVSKTLNVDLSRIEVLAERIAAENPSVHLVLGQLIDEDYISHIAQEINEKLVQRGEISISELASQFDLPSDFLQHDVVEKHLGKIIKGRQDASNPRVFFTQAYIQRCKAKIRGALAAITRPINVAVILQQIGVQEKIFHSLLDEIAPAGQVTSKQANSQYVPHIYAKTQADWVNSFYKQNSFLEYDAIQKLGISDAKSYIRKQFPNEEFLFLKRVALGARLVELTVVTALNECSATKQYLDLTTILPSNLSEEDVEEVFSTIMAQKHSNPSNFVYLDGIVFSQPYLAQLVQPCQALAESQAKAAIDGGVYQQYIVEKTLAQKGNVSTQELEDDGKVDKRDERRKKASSGKAGGGAQGRETKTKSTKKHQRGKAAAQFDSDDEDDVQQGTRGGGGASKKAVKPLELVKTADIVKLITASLEEEGLEHLSKPIAALYTNQFNQTALARAQELFEATPQTNRRQTHAAIQDRINTLLIDIRLYEKGLKLFPQDTQTQLVKYLLKSLGNEICNELSLYVASECNLTVKNTNLNVDQRNKLAQECEAQYRAALLEQNKALNKSIDEFELATETVLKSCSMIIKKVDKKKDRLLIADHKRKLQKQLLECHEPALLLHLAALILFTTITGSILHASGKFVSAILQHIRGSLNEEQNALLLRYHDLVLQVLQATPDSNESKLANEHLQAMQTQVVELAQNFSRASVSKAD